One genomic window of Eleginops maclovinus isolate JMC-PN-2008 ecotype Puerto Natales chromosome 12, JC_Emac_rtc_rv5, whole genome shotgun sequence includes the following:
- the fbxo4 gene encoding F-box only protein 4: protein MAGNIQQLNESVVIRSLRRFGNTYFPNGSKVFKDELATVIEAKAEPQPGFLDSSPVDVQFLIMTFLCPADICCLGATSRYWRAMVRDPLLWRYFLLRDMPYWPSIDHISMPQLQFLDAPLIDEDESLDDREEGGDRGMESKFDYMSEYLKGCPSCRQQWLPSRPAYEVITSFLQSLVLSSEPRYVMFGPGMEQLDVSLVTRLMQASDVLRLSGTPHRQINGIGSGISFIFNNQHKFNILTLYSTNRAERERARVQQQSVGNKLFTLEGTDESGCPVYSPAPQVQQVCQVVDGFIYVANAELGRGGEESEVAQIQAVLSSAESSASKPLLVLSCVSRDAPEEVTSRNRTRWRTPCVDMAKRLELPQLANPWMVQDTVAESLSGLLDGISWLLRCSGVKIHGS, encoded by the exons ATGGCAGGTAATATCCAGCAGCTCAACGAGTCTGTAGTGATCCGAAGCCTCAGGCGCTTCGGAAACACATATTTTCCAAACGGATCTAAAGTTTTTAAAGACGAACTTGCGACTGTTATAGAAGCGAAAGCAGAGCCACAACCCGGATTTCTTGACAGTTCACCG GTGGATGTACAGTTCCTGATTATGACCTTTCTGTGTCCTGCGGATATCTGCTGCCTGGGAGCCACCAGTCGGTACTGGAGGGCCATGGTTAGAGATCCATTACTGTGGAGATACTTCCTGCTCAGGGACATGCCATACTGGCCCTCCATTGATCATATCAGCATGCCCCAACTGCAGTTCTTGGATGCACCACTAATCGATGAAGATGAGAGTCTGGATGATAGAGAAGAGGGGGGCGACAGAGGGATGGAATCAAAATTTGACTACATGTCAGA ATATCTGAAAGGCTGCCCATCCTGCAGACAACAGTGGCTACCTTCACGTCCGGCATATGAGGTCATTACCTCTTTTCTTCAGTCTTTAGTGCTCTCATCTGAACCACGCTATGTGATGTTTGGCCCTGGCATGGAGCAGCTTGATGTGTCGTTAGTCACAAGGCTCATGCAGGCCTCAGATGTGCTTCGTTTGTCTGGCACTCCTCACAGGCAGATAAATG GCATTGGCTCTGGGATCAGTTTCATTTTCAACAACCAACACAAATTCAATATCTTGACTCTGTATTCAACCAATAG ggcgGAGAGGGAAAGAGCCagagtgcagcagcagagtgtcGGTAATAAACTGTTTACCTTAGAAGGAACAGATGAATCAGGATGTCCAGTCTACAGCCCTGCGCCTCAGGTCCAGCAAGTGTGCCAGGTGGTGGATGGTTTCATCTATGTAGCTAATGCAGAGCTTGGGAGAG gTGGGGAAGAGTCTGAGGTGGCTCAGATTCAGGCTGTGCTGAGCTCTGCTGAAAGTTCAGCATCCAAGCCTCTGCTGGTGCTGTCCTGTGTCTCCAGAGACGCACCAGAAGAGGTCACAAGCAGAaacaggaccaggtggaggacTCCTTGTGTTGACATGGCAAAGAGACTTGAACTACCCCAGCTGGCTAACCCCTGGATG GTGCAGGATACAGTGGCAGAATCCCTGTCAGGTCTCCTGGATGGCATTTCCTGGTTGCTGAGATGTTCTGGGGTCAAAATCCATGGGAGTTAG
- the rimoc1 gene encoding RAB7A-interacting MON1-CCZ1 complex subunit 1 — MADDYRRQGFELERRIFELDIKCSSLRAEKQDDDYLQNASAILDKLKSYYRQGGESSNLSKVLQDYTQVILDITFYEENKLVDQEFPEDCSPFKIQQLLQDLTEPEVLAGRLAPAQEVQSVLGLELLECLYWRRGALLYMYCHTLHQRKQWIKKNKDTFLKCIQEGVRYLMRMLQVRNSVKLNDGVVLHDTATANFLSEGIFSDTHLLTMMYIGEMCFWAVKYEDCSAETMDRKEDRLQFRDIGTQILNKYVLACEGPLQGQGWNTENAKEILSILQ; from the exons ATGGCCGACGACTACAGGCGACAAGGTTTCGAGTTGGAGAGAAGGATATTTGAGTTAGACATCAAATGTTCCAGTCTCAGAGCTGAAAAGCAAG ATGATGACTATTTACAGAATGCGTCTGCCATACTAGACAAGTTGAAAAGCTATTACAGGCAAGGAGGGGAAAGTAGCAACCTTTCCAAGGTGCTTCAGGATTACACACAG GTGATCCTTGACATCACATTTTATGAAGAGAATAAACTGGTTGACCAGGAGTTCCCTGAGGACTGTTCACCATTTAAAatccagcagctgctgcaagACCTGACTGAGCCAGAGGTTTTGGCGGGGAGGCTAGCACCAGCACAAGaa GTGCAGTCTGTGTTGGGCCTGGAGCTGTTAGAATGCCTCTATTGGAGACGTGGAGCTCTGCTGTACATGTACTGCCACACCCTTCATCAACGAAAACAGTGGATTAAGAAAAACAAGGATACGTTCCTTAAG TGTATTCAGGAAGGAGTGCGCTACTTAATGCGGATGCTGCAGGTGAGAAACTCTGTAAAGCTCAACGATGGGGTGGTGCTCCATGATACTGCTACAGCAAACTTCCTATCTGAAG GCATCTTCTCGGACACACACCTGCTGACAATGATGTACATCggggaaatgtgtttctggGCAGTTAAGTACGAGGACTGCAGCGCTGAAACTATGGATCGCAAAGAAGATCGCCTTCAGTTTCGGGACATTGGCACACAGATCCTCAACAAATACGTGCTTGCCTGTGAGGGCCCGCTGCAAGGCCAGGGCTGGAACACTGAGAATGCCAAGGAAATCCTTAGTATTTTACAGTGA